In one Rhodococcus sp. B50 genomic region, the following are encoded:
- a CDS encoding META domain-containing protein has protein sequence MPGAVRVVAVLTLGAVLSGCGIGASPSDPIGRRYVSTEVTGRPIPGGGPLELSFPARERLAASAGCNRFTGTADLSGGQIRAGTLASTRMACPPPRDGADDWVRTLFAGAPRWTLDGEILTLTTGSVTVTLTERTNGR, from the coding sequence ATGCCGGGAGCAGTCCGTGTCGTCGCCGTCCTCACTCTGGGTGCGGTGCTGTCCGGATGCGGAATCGGAGCATCGCCGTCCGATCCGATCGGCCGCCGCTACGTCTCCACCGAGGTCACGGGGCGGCCCATCCCCGGAGGCGGCCCGCTGGAATTGTCGTTCCCCGCCCGGGAGCGGCTCGCCGCATCCGCCGGATGCAACCGGTTCACCGGCACCGCCGACCTGTCCGGAGGACAGATCCGTGCCGGAACCCTGGCGTCCACGAGGATGGCGTGCCCTCCCCCGCGCGACGGCGCCGACGACTGGGTGCGGACGCTGTTCGCGGGCGCACCCCGGTGGACGCTCGACGGGGAGATCCTCACTCTGACCACCGGTTCGGTCACCGTCACACTCACCGAACGCACGAATGGGCGCTGA
- a CDS encoding META domain-containing protein, with protein MFRTFRVCALICLAAVAAACSTDSDSAGNSADDLTGRTFVSTNVTGAQIPGAGPLVVAFPEDGRISATAGCNRFVGGVDLSGGTVKTSNLASTMMACPPAREEADAWLTALFGVEPRWSLDGNSVTLTGDDITVFLEDEKVVDPDRPIAGTDWVVTSLRTADAVTTSVALESAAPTLVFSEDGTVTGNTGCNEFGGTAEVGDDVVLFEPLTMTRAACADPEVTDIETHILTVLAGETTYSIEGSSMTLIAANGTDGLEFTAR; from the coding sequence ATGTTTCGCACATTCCGGGTATGCGCGCTGATCTGCCTGGCGGCCGTGGCCGCCGCGTGCAGCACCGATTCGGATTCGGCCGGCAACTCGGCCGACGACCTCACCGGTCGCACCTTCGTGTCGACGAACGTGACGGGTGCACAGATCCCCGGGGCCGGGCCGCTGGTGGTCGCGTTCCCGGAGGACGGACGTATCTCGGCGACCGCCGGATGCAATCGCTTCGTCGGCGGCGTGGACCTGTCCGGCGGCACGGTGAAGACATCGAACCTGGCGAGCACGATGATGGCCTGCCCGCCCGCGCGCGAAGAGGCCGACGCCTGGCTCACGGCCCTGTTCGGCGTGGAACCCCGGTGGTCGCTCGACGGGAACTCCGTCACCCTGACCGGCGACGACATCACGGTCTTTCTCGAGGACGAGAAGGTCGTCGACCCCGACCGTCCGATCGCCGGCACCGACTGGGTGGTGACGTCGCTGCGCACCGCCGATGCCGTAACCACCTCGGTGGCACTCGAGAGCGCCGCGCCGACGCTCGTGTTCTCCGAGGACGGCACCGTCACCGGCAACACGGGCTGCAACGAGTTCGGCGGCACCGCCGAAGTCGGTGACGACGTCGTCCTGTTCGAACCGCTCACCATGACCCGTGCCGCCTGCGCCGACCCCGAGGTCACCGACATCGAGACACACATCCTCACCGTGCTCGCAGGTGAGACCACCTACAGCATCGAGGGATCGTCGATGACGCTCATCGCGGCGAACGGCACCGACGGACTGGAGTTCACGGCCCGCTGA
- a CDS encoding TetR/AcrR family transcriptional regulator has translation MASARALPLAEEQLSERGDAARNRSRLLDAAALLVAERGVDAVTMDAVAARAGVGKGTVFRRFGSRAGLVRALLDHSEREFQHGFLFGPPPLGPDGEPLDRLIAFGRARIELVEVQGELLRAAEAAGDSHYSAPAHLVSLAHVDALLRAADIGGDTRLLATSLMASLEATLVLHQWRELGYPLRRLADNWAELAHRVVTGRGAHESGSSAVP, from the coding sequence CTGGCGAGCGCTCGGGCGCTACCCCTGGCGGAGGAGCAACTCTCCGAACGGGGTGACGCCGCACGTAATCGTTCTCGTCTGCTCGACGCCGCCGCCCTGCTCGTCGCCGAGCGCGGCGTCGACGCCGTGACGATGGATGCCGTCGCGGCGCGGGCCGGGGTCGGTAAAGGCACCGTCTTCCGCAGGTTCGGTTCCCGCGCCGGTCTCGTCCGCGCACTGCTCGACCACAGCGAGCGCGAGTTCCAGCACGGTTTCCTGTTCGGCCCGCCCCCGCTCGGCCCGGACGGCGAACCCCTCGACCGGCTGATCGCCTTCGGCCGTGCGCGCATCGAACTCGTCGAGGTGCAGGGCGAACTGCTTCGCGCGGCCGAGGCCGCCGGGGACTCCCACTACTCCGCCCCCGCCCACCTGGTCTCGCTCGCCCACGTCGACGCCCTACTGCGCGCTGCCGACATCGGCGGCGACACCCGGTTGCTGGCGACCTCGCTGATGGCGTCGCTCGAGGCGACGCTGGTGCTCCACCAGTGGCGCGAACTCGGTTATCCGCTGCGCCGACTCGCCGACAACTGGGCCGAACTGGCACACCGCGTCGTCACCGGCCGAGGTGCCCACGAATCCGGATCGAGCGCCGTACCGTAA